Genomic DNA from Sphingobium sp. V4:
GTGCGGTCGAGGCGGTGATCGCCATGTCGTCCGAACCGACGCTCGACGGCATCATCCGCCAGGATGTTGCCGAACCGCCCAAGGTGATGATCCGCACGCGCAAGAAGACCATCGTTCCGCGCTCCGCGACACAGGTCACATACATGGAAGCGCTGACCCGGAACGACATCATCTTCGCGCTCGGCCCGGCCGGCACCGGCAAGACCTATCTCGCCGTCGCGCAGGCGGTGAGCCAGCTCATCACCGGCAGCGTCGATCGCCTGATCCTGTCCCGCCCCGCCGTCGAAGCGGGCGAGCGGCTGGGCTTCCTGCCTGGCGACATGAAGGAGAAGGTCGACCCCTATCTCCGGCCGATCTACGATGCACTTTATGATACGCTGCCGGCCGAACAGGTCGAGCGACGCATCGCATCGGGCGAGATCGAGATTGCTCCGCTCGCCTTCATGCGCGGTCGTACCCTGGCCAATGCCTTCATCGTGCTGGACGAAGCCCAGAACACCACCATTGCCCAGATGAAGATGTTTCTGACCCGCTTCGGCGAGGGCAGCCGAATGGTCATCTGCGGCGATCCCAAGCAGGTCGACCTGCCGCAACCGGGCATATCGGGCCTCGCCGACGCGGTTGCGCGGCTCGATGGCGTGGACGGAATCGCGATGGTGCCCTTCGGCATTGGCGACGTCGTCCGCCACCCGGTCGTCGGCCGTATCGTCCAGGCCTATGAGGGGCCGGATGCCTGATAAATGGAAAGATGTCTGAATGATTGAAGTCGCCGTCCTCCATGAAGAAGGCTGGCCCGGCATCGACTGGGACCTGCTGGCCCAGCGTGCCGTCGTCACCGCCATCGCGCACAGCCCCTATGCCGCTTTCGCGACGGACG
This window encodes:
- a CDS encoding PhoH family protein — encoded protein: MAKKPHHREDIAERARLEVTFDRPHLLGALFGQYDQNLVAIENRLGVYIAARGNKLQIEGEAEAAARARDVMTGLYNRIVAGQEIDAGAVEAVIAMSSEPTLDGIIRQDVAEPPKVMIRTRKKTIVPRSATQVTYMEALTRNDIIFALGPAGTGKTYLAVAQAVSQLITGSVDRLILSRPAVEAGERLGFLPGDMKEKVDPYLRPIYDALYDTLPAEQVERRIASGEIEIAPLAFMRGRTLANAFIVLDEAQNTTIAQMKMFLTRFGEGSRMVICGDPKQVDLPQPGISGLADAVARLDGVDGIAMVPFGIGDVVRHPVVGRIVQAYEGPDA